The Xiphophorus hellerii strain 12219 chromosome 5, Xiphophorus_hellerii-4.1, whole genome shotgun sequence genome window below encodes:
- the LOC116719376 gene encoding uncharacterized protein LOC116719376: protein MMFLSAAGCVWMVYILCISGVEGKPNSIFALKGSSVNLSCSAPHSAAKVKWYMVSKSNAEYVYHDVSAHRNHEEFSLSEDDFTLTIRDLTEDKTKSYCCSETIPKERPDETDSCQQNSIQLQVIDLQVKVFPASEGQKVSLMCSSSCSLTESPAAFIWYQNGEFLYEDWSPWYQELVSSDQAVRYSCAIKGYEDLRAPDVSVDSVSGSCFSVTYAEGTMCSYKSQKQSCSITFPTEIRVERTESENDHIKMTCNSSCSLTDNKTSFQLYENTETGEQKVDQNSVVPISSTDSFFCTVKDRHDLLSNEVCVNGSDCWTVNYDSRRICGLKGSSVNISSKYSHPEHQQPLTKRWYKMKINTKLEEEVMENNTDVNYQDDTRNQHILSLNNLDEKNSGEYEFRIKTDIRKSSHFPGVTLIVTGLLVDVRPAAEVTEGQRVTLTCSTSCPLSENTNYIWYFNSRPLSLTKTRNNHLIIDAVSRQDEGNYSCSVETLNSPGKTLTVQQSTTTSSATTVNWIRTAAGLSVFLLVL from the exons ATGATGTTTTTATCAGCAGCTGGATGTGTGTGGATGGTTTATATTCTCTGCATCTCAG GTGTTGAAGGAAAACCAAACAGCATCTTTGCTTTGAAAGGATCATCAGTGAATCTGAGCTGCTCAGCTCCACATTCAGCTGCAAAGGTCAAATGGTACATGGTGAGCAAGAGTAATGCAGAATATGTTTATCATGATGTGTCTGCACATAGAAATCATGAAGAGTTCAGTTTATCAGAGGATGATTTCACTCTGACAATCAGAGATCTAACAGAGGACAAGACAAAAAGTTACTGCTGTAGTGAAACTATTCCTAAAGAGAGACCAGATGAAACCGACAGCTGTCAGCAGAACAGCATTCAGCTCCAGGTTATAg ACCTCCAGGTAAAGGTGTTTCCTGCCTCAGAGGGACAGAAAGTGAGTCTGATGTGCTCAAGCAGCTGTTCTCTGACTGAAAGCCCTGCAGCCTTCATCTGGTACCAGAACGGAGAGTTCCTCTATGAGGACTGGTCCCCCTGGTACCAAGAGCTGGTCAGCAGTGATCAGGCAGTCAGATACTCCTGTGCTATCAAAGGCTACGAGGATCTCAGAGCTCCTGACGTCTCAGTGG attCTGTCTCAGGGAGCTGCTTCAGTGTGACCTACGCTGAAGGCACAATGTGTTCCTACAAATCACAGAAACAGTCCTGCTCCATCACATTTCCTACAG AAATTCGTGTTGAAAGGACAGAATCAGAGAATGACCATATCAAGATGACGTGTAACTCCAGCTGTTCTCTGACTGACAACAAAACTTCATTTCAGTTgtatgaaaacacagaaactggtGAACAGAAAGTTGATCAAAACTCTGTAGTTCCCATCTCATCAACAGATAGCTTCTTCTGCACTGTTAAGGATCGTCATGATCTGCTTTCTAATGAAGTTT GTGTTAACGGTAGCGACTGCTGGACTGTGAATTATGACAGCAGGAGAATCTGTGGCCTGAAAGGTTCATCAGTGAACATCTCCAGCAAATACTCACATCCTGAGCACCAACAGCCACTGACTAAACGCTGGTataaaatgaagataaataCAAAGCTGGAGGAAGAGGTGATGGAGAATAATACTGATGTGAATTATCAGGATGACACGAGGAACCAACACATCCTCAGTTTAAACAACCTGGATGAGAAAAACTCAGGAGAATACGAGTTCAGAATCAAAACAGACATCAGAAAATCATCTCATTTTCCTGGAGTTACTCTGATTGTAACAG GTCTCCTAGTGGATGTGCGACCTGCTGCAGAGGTCACTGAGGGTCAGAGAGTCACATTGACCTGCAGCACCAGCTGTCCTCTCAgtgaaaacacaaactacaTTTGGTACTTTAACAGTCGGCCTCTGAGTCTGACTAAAACACGAAACAACCATCTGATTATAGATGCAGTTAGCAGACAGGATGAAGGAAACTACTCCTGTTCTGTTGAAACGCTAAACTCACCTGGAAAGACTCTGACTGTACAACAGTCAACAACAACCTCTTCAGCAACAACAGTAAACTGGATACGAACAGCTGCAGGactctctgtgtttcttttggTCCTG